The Canis lupus dingo isolate Sandy chromosome 11, ASM325472v2, whole genome shotgun sequence genome includes a region encoding these proteins:
- the MATR3 gene encoding matrin-3 isoform X7, whose product MGDPFMLQQSTNPAPGILGPPPPSFHLGGPAVGPRGNLGAGNGNLQGPRHMQKGRVETSRVVHIMDFQRGKNLRYQLLQLVEPFGVISNHLILNKINEAFIEMATTEDAQAAVDYYTTTPALVFGKPVRVHLSQKYKRIKKPEGKPDQKFDQKQELGRVIHLSNLPHSGYSDSAVLKLAEPYGKIKNYILMRMKSQAFIEMETREDAMAMVDHCLKKALWFQGRCVKVDLSEKYKKLVLRIPNRGIDLLKKDKSRKRSYSPDGKESPSDKKSKIDGSQKTESTTEGKEQEEKSGEDGEKDAKDDQAEQEPNMLLESEDELLVDEEEAAALLESGSSVGDETDLANLGDVASEGKKEPSDKAVKKDGNASASAAAKKKLKKVDKIEELDQENEAALENGIKNEENTEPGAESAENADDPSKDPSENADGQSDENKEDYTIPDEYRIGPYQPNVPVGIDYVIPKTGFYCKLCSLFYTNEEVAKNTHCSSLPHYQKLKKFLNKLAEERRQKKEA is encoded by the exons at GGGTGATCCATTCATGTTGCAGCAGTCTACAAACCCAGCACCAGGAATTCTGGGACCTCCACCTCCCTCATTTCATCTTGGGGGACCAGCAGTTGGACCAAGAGGAAATCTGG GTGCTGGAAATGGGAACCTGCAAGGACCAAGACACATGCAAAAAGGCAGAGTG GAAACAAGCCGAGTTGTTCACATCATGGATTTTCAGCGAGGGAAAAACTTGAGATATCAACTATTACAGCTGGTGGAACCATTTGGAGTCATTTCAAATCATCTGATTCTAAACAAAATTAATGAG GCGTTTATTGAAATGGCAACTACAGAGGATGCTCAAGCTGCAGTGGATTATTATACAACCACACCAGCATTAGTATTTGGCAAGCCAGTGAGAGTTCATTTATCCCAGAAGTATAAAAGAATAAAG aaaccTGAAGGGAAGCCAGACCAGAAGTTTGATCAAAAGCAAGAGCTTGGACGTGTGATACATCTTAGCAATTTACCTCATTCTGGCTATTCTGATAGTGCAGTTCTCAAGCTTGCTGAGccttatggaaaaattaaaaattatatactgatGAGGATGAAAAGTCAG gcctTTATTGAGATGGAGACCAGAGAGGATGCAATGGCAATGGTCGACCACTGTTTGAAAAAGGCCCTTTGGTTTCAGGGGAGATGTGTGAAAGTTGACttgtctgaaaaatataaaaagttggtACTGAGG attcccAACAGAGGCATTGACTTACTGAAAAAAGATAAATCTCG GAAGAGATCTTATTCTCCAGATGGCAAAGAATCTCCAAGCGATAAGAAATCCAAGATTGATGGTTCCCAGAAGACTGAAAGTACAACTGAAGGTAAAGAACAAGAAGAGAAGTCAGGTGAAGATGGTGAAAAAGATGCAAAGGATGACCAAGCTGAGCAAGAACCTAATATGCTGCTTGAATCTGAAGATGAGCTACTCGTAGatgaagaagaagcagcagcactgCTAGAAAGTGGCAGTTCAGTGGGAGATGAGACAGATCTTGCTAATTTAGGTGACGTGGCTTCTGAGGGGAAAAAGGAACCTTCAGACAAAGCTGTCAAAAAAGATGGAAATGCCAGTGCTTCGGCAGCTgcaaagaaaaagctaaaaaag GTGGACAAGATCGAGGAACTTGATCAAGAAAACGAAGCAGCGttggaaaatggaattaaaaatgaggaaaatacagAACCAGGCGCTGAATCTGCTGAGAATGCTGATGATCCCAGCAAAGATCCAAGTGAAAATGCAGATGGCCAAAGTGATGAAAACAAGGAGGACTATACAATTCCAGATGAGTATAGAATCGGACCATATCAGCCCAATGTTCCTGTTG GTATAGACTATGTGATACCTAAAACAGGGTTTTACTGTAAGCTGTGTTCACTCTTTTATACAAATGAAGAAGTTGCAAAGAATACTCATTGCAGCAGCCTTCCTCATTATCAGAAATTAAAG aaatttctGAATAAATTGGCAGAAGAACGCAGGCAGAAGAAGGAAGCTTAA
- the MATR3 gene encoding matrin-3 isoform X6: MGDPFMLQQSTNPAPGILGPPPPSFHLGGPAVGPRGNLGAGNGNLQGPRHMQKGRVETSRVVHIMDFQRGKNLRYQLLQLVEPFGVISNHLILNKINEAFIEMATTEDAQAAVDYYTTTPALVFGKPVRVHLSQKYKRIKKPEGKPDQKFDQKQELGRVIHLSNLPHSGYSDSAVLKLAEPYGKIKNYILMRMKSQAFIEMETREDAMAMVDHCLKKALWFQGRCVKVDLSEKYKKLVLRIPNRGIDLLKKDKSRKRSYSPDGKESPSDKKSKIDGSQKTESTTEGKEQEEKSGEDGEKDAKDDQAEQEPNMLLESEDELLVDEEEAAALLESGSSVGDETDLANLGDVASEGKKEPSDKAVKKDGNASASAAAKKKLKKRRFPGSMEGFVTLDEVGDEEDSELQKLRKSGMAFKSGDKNDDGLVEIKVDKIEELDQENEAALENGIKNEENTEPGAESAENADDPSKDPSENADGQSDENKEDYTIPDEYRIGPYQPNVPVGIDYVIPKTGFYCKLCSLFYTNEEVAKNTHCSSLPHYQKLKKFLNKLAEERRQKKEA; this comes from the exons at GGGTGATCCATTCATGTTGCAGCAGTCTACAAACCCAGCACCAGGAATTCTGGGACCTCCACCTCCCTCATTTCATCTTGGGGGACCAGCAGTTGGACCAAGAGGAAATCTGG GTGCTGGAAATGGGAACCTGCAAGGACCAAGACACATGCAAAAAGGCAGAGTG GAAACAAGCCGAGTTGTTCACATCATGGATTTTCAGCGAGGGAAAAACTTGAGATATCAACTATTACAGCTGGTGGAACCATTTGGAGTCATTTCAAATCATCTGATTCTAAACAAAATTAATGAG GCGTTTATTGAAATGGCAACTACAGAGGATGCTCAAGCTGCAGTGGATTATTATACAACCACACCAGCATTAGTATTTGGCAAGCCAGTGAGAGTTCATTTATCCCAGAAGTATAAAAGAATAAAG aaaccTGAAGGGAAGCCAGACCAGAAGTTTGATCAAAAGCAAGAGCTTGGACGTGTGATACATCTTAGCAATTTACCTCATTCTGGCTATTCTGATAGTGCAGTTCTCAAGCTTGCTGAGccttatggaaaaattaaaaattatatactgatGAGGATGAAAAGTCAG gcctTTATTGAGATGGAGACCAGAGAGGATGCAATGGCAATGGTCGACCACTGTTTGAAAAAGGCCCTTTGGTTTCAGGGGAGATGTGTGAAAGTTGACttgtctgaaaaatataaaaagttggtACTGAGG attcccAACAGAGGCATTGACTTACTGAAAAAAGATAAATCTCG GAAGAGATCTTATTCTCCAGATGGCAAAGAATCTCCAAGCGATAAGAAATCCAAGATTGATGGTTCCCAGAAGACTGAAAGTACAACTGAAGGTAAAGAACAAGAAGAGAAGTCAGGTGAAGATGGTGAAAAAGATGCAAAGGATGACCAAGCTGAGCAAGAACCTAATATGCTGCTTGAATCTGAAGATGAGCTACTCGTAGatgaagaagaagcagcagcactgCTAGAAAGTGGCAGTTCAGTGGGAGATGAGACAGATCTTGCTAATTTAGGTGACGTGGCTTCTGAGGGGAAAAAGGAACCTTCAGACAAAGCTGTCAAAAAAGATGGAAATGCCAGTGCTTCGGCAGCTgcaaagaaaaagctaaaaaag CGTCGTTTCCCAGGGAGTATGGAAGGTTTTGTCACTCTAGATGAGGTTGGTGATGAGGAAGATTCGGAACTTCAGAAACTTCGTAAATCGGGCATGGCATTTAAATCTGGTGACAAAAATGATGATGGTTTGGTTGAAATTAAGGTGGACAAGATCGAGGAACTTGATCAAGAAAACGAAGCAGCGttggaaaatggaattaaaaatgaggaaaatacagAACCAGGCGCTGAATCTGCTGAGAATGCTGATGATCCCAGCAAAGATCCAAGTGAAAATGCAGATGGCCAAAGTGATGAAAACAAGGAGGACTATACAATTCCAGATGAGTATAGAATCGGACCATATCAGCCCAATGTTCCTGTTG GTATAGACTATGTGATACCTAAAACAGGGTTTTACTGTAAGCTGTGTTCACTCTTTTATACAAATGAAGAAGTTGCAAAGAATACTCATTGCAGCAGCCTTCCTCATTATCAGAAATTAAAG aaatttctGAATAAATTGGCAGAAGAACGCAGGCAGAAGAAGGAAGCTTAA